The following is a genomic window from Balneola sp..
ATATGAGGATGGAGTTTTTTCATTCGATGATAGATATCGCGTAAAAGTAAATATGGCTGAGGTAGTAAGTCCGAACAAGTTTTTTAACTGGTTAAGCAATGCAGAAAAGGAAAACACAGAAAACCAGATAGCTACTTTTAACATGGGTTTAAGGTATTTGTACAGAAATATGCTTTTCGAACATTTTGATATATCGCTTCAGCTATGAAACAAGTCTATTTTATCCGTCATGGAGAGACCGACAACAATAAAAACCGATTGCTTCAGGGTAGGAAAATAAATGCCTCCATTAATGAAAAAGGGAGGGAGCAGGCGAAAGCTATAGCAGATGCTCTTGCTGATGTTCCTATTAAAAAGATTGTCACAAGTAGTCTTGTTCGGGCAATTGAAACAGCAGAACCCCTGATGATTTCTAAAAACCTGGATTCTGATCAATACGAAGAATTGGATGAAATGAGTTTTGGTGATTGGGATGGCAGGCCTTTTTCTGAAGTTATTAGCCCTATAAAAGCGGTTCAGGAAGCATGGATTGCCGGTGAAACCAATACTCAGATTCCAGGTGGAGAATCACCTGAGGAAGTATTTGAAAGAGCTGGGAAAAAAGTGATTCATATTTTGAATACCGCAGAAGAGCAGTATTTGGCATTTATTGTTCACGGTCGTTTAATCAGGATACTGCTTTCCAAATTTCTTGGCTTCGGCCTTCAGAATATGCATCTGATAAAACATAGTAACGGAGCTATCAATCACCTTACCTGGGATGGAGATAAATTCGAAGCAGTAAAGTTAAATAGTACGGAACACCTCCCTGAAGAAGAGATTGCATAAAGTGAGGATTCTGGCGAATTAAACTCTTATTTTTTGAGTTTGTTGGTGGAATAAATAAAAGGTTTTAAATGAGCGAAAAAGTACGGTCGATGTTTGCAGATATAGCAGATGATTATGACCGAGTAAATACAGTTCTCTCTTTTGGTGTACATCATCAATGGAGGAAAAAGACTATTCAAGCCAGTGGAGTAGAACTAGGTGATCATGTGTTGGATTGTGCTACCGGAACTGGCGATTTAGCTATCGAATTTAAAAGGGCAGTAGGAAGAGAAGGCTATGTACTAGGCACTGATTTTTGTGCTCCTATGATCCAATCAGCGCCTGGAAAGGCTAAGAAAAAAGGATTAGATGTAGACTTTGAAGTTGCTGATGCTATGGATCTACCATACAAAGACAACAGGTTTGATATAGCTAGTATTTCTTTTGGCATCCGAAATGTTGATGAGCCAGTTACAGCACTCAGGGAAATGGCACGAGTAGTAAAGTCTGGAGGTAGGGTTGTTGTACTGGAATTTGGTCAACCAGAGGGTTTATTGAAACATCCATATAATCTTTACAGTCAGCATATAATGCCTGCTGTAGGTGGACTTATAAGTGGAAATCGTGATGCTTATACTTACCTGCCACGAACCAGTGCTATGTTTCCTGCAGGAGAGAAGTTTTTAAAGCTTATGGATGAGGCCGATTCTTTTTCCGAAACAAGAAAGGTGAAATTAACAGGCGGAATTGCATACATCTATGTGGGTATAGTGCAATAATTGTATATTCACGCCGAAATTGTTTAAACAGCTATATACATGCAAATCGAAGACATAAAGAAAGTAATTCCGCACCGTTATCCGTTTTTACTTGTAGACAGAGTGCTAGAGATGGGAGATGACAAGATTAAAGCCATCAAAAATGTAACCGGTAATGAAGATTTTTTTAACGGGCATTTTCCGGGGCAGCCAATTATGCCGGGAGTATTACAGGTCGAGGCATTAGCACAAGCAGGAGCTATTATGCTAATGAAGACTAAAGTAGAGGATCCCGATAATAACATCATGGTTTTTACCGGAATTAAGAACTGCAAGTTTAGACGTCAGGTAATCCCTGGAGATCAGTTAGTGCTCGAGGTTGAGTTGGGCGCTATGAGAAGGAATTTCGTTACTATGACAGGAAAAGCACTGGTTGATGGAGAAGTGACCTGTGAGCTGGAAGCATCGGCTGCAGTAGTACCCAAGGAAGGGTAATGAGCACCCAGACCGGAACAAATCGCCCTGCAAAAATAACCACGCAAACAGTGGTTGACATGAAAAAGAATGGAGAAAAAATCTCTATGCTTACCGCCTACGACTATACTATGGCTAAAATAGTAGATCAAGCGGGAATTGATGTTATTCTGGTAGGGGATTCTGCAAGTAATGTGATGGCAGGTTTTGAAACTACGGTGCCCATCACGCTAGATAATATGATTTATCATACTTCTTGTGTGGTTAGAGGTGTTGAAAGAGCACTTGTTATTGCTGATTTGCCATTTATGAGCTATCAGATTACGGCTAAGGAAGCACTTATAAGTGCAGGGCGTATGATGAAAGAAGCGGGGGCTCACGCTGTAAAGATGGAAGGTGGTAAGGTCATCTTAAACACGGTTAAAAAAATAGTTGATGCTGGCATTCCAGTAATGGGGCATTTAGGTCTTACTCCACAAAGTATTTATAAATTTGGTACCTATAAGGTGCGTGCTCAGGAAGAGCAAGAAGCCAGTTTACTAATTGAAGAAGCTAAACTGCTTGAAGAAGCAGGTTGTTTTTCAATTGTACTCGAAAAAATACCTGCTCAACTTGCAAAAAAGGTTTCAGAGGAGCTTTCAATTCCTACTATTGGAATAGGAGCAGGAGTACATTGTGATGGTCAGGTTCTTGTAATTCATGATATGCTCGGGATGAATAAAGGATTTAATCCACGGTTTTTGAGAAGGTACGCGGATGTTCATAGTGTAATGACTGATGCGGTTCAAAACTATATGAAGGATGTAAAAGGTGAAGATTTTCCTAATAAAGAGGAGCAATACGGAGGATGAATAAAAACAAGAAACCACTCATTCTTGTTAGCAACGATGATGGGATTTACTCAAAGGGAATAAAAGCACTAGCCGAGGTAGCTTCAGAATTTGGCGATGTGATTATAGTTGCTCCTGATAGGCAACAGAGTGCTGTTGGTCACGCGATTACAATTGAATTGCCACTAAGAGCACAAGAGATTGAAGTGGCTAGCAAGTTTAAGGGACAGGCCATCAATGGAACTCCTGCTGATTGTGTAAAATTAGCACATGACCAGCTATTAGATATTAAGCCCGATTTAGTGTTGAGTGGGATTAATCACGGTAGTAATGCAGGAATCAATATCCTCTATTCCGGTACAGTAAGTGCCGCAACAGAAGGTACTGTTTTAGGTTACCCTTCAATCGCGGTTAGCTGTATAAATTATGACGGTGATGCAGACTTAAGCGGAAGCAAGGAAGCTGCACGAAGAGTCACTCGTTTTGTACTTGATAACGGACTACCTAAAGGAGTTACTTTAAATGTAAATGCGCCTTCAGGTGAATTTAAAGGAATTAAATGGGCCCGAATGGCTGATAGTAGATACGTTGAAGAGTATGAAGCTCGTCAAGACCCTTCAAATCGTCCATATTACTGGCTTACCGGTAGATTTGAACTACTTGATGATGGAAGTGACGCCGATATTCACGTGTTAAATGAAGGATATGCTTCTGTTACT
Proteins encoded in this region:
- the ubiE gene encoding bifunctional demethylmenaquinone methyltransferase/2-methoxy-6-polyprenyl-1,4-benzoquinol methylase UbiE — encoded protein: MSEKVRSMFADIADDYDRVNTVLSFGVHHQWRKKTIQASGVELGDHVLDCATGTGDLAIEFKRAVGREGYVLGTDFCAPMIQSAPGKAKKKGLDVDFEVADAMDLPYKDNRFDIASISFGIRNVDEPVTALREMARVVKSGGRVVVLEFGQPEGLLKHPYNLYSQHIMPAVGGLISGNRDAYTYLPRTSAMFPAGEKFLKLMDEADSFSETRKVKLTGGIAYIYVGIVQ
- the fabZ gene encoding 3-hydroxyacyl-[acyl-carrier-protein] dehydratase FabZ, giving the protein MQIEDIKKVIPHRYPFLLVDRVLEMGDDKIKAIKNVTGNEDFFNGHFPGQPIMPGVLQVEALAQAGAIMLMKTKVEDPDNNIMVFTGIKNCKFRRQVIPGDQLVLEVELGAMRRNFVTMTGKALVDGEVTCELEASAAVVPKEG
- a CDS encoding histidine phosphatase family protein, coding for MKQVYFIRHGETDNNKNRLLQGRKINASINEKGREQAKAIADALADVPIKKIVTSSLVRAIETAEPLMISKNLDSDQYEELDEMSFGDWDGRPFSEVISPIKAVQEAWIAGETNTQIPGGESPEEVFERAGKKVIHILNTAEEQYLAFIVHGRLIRILLSKFLGFGLQNMHLIKHSNGAINHLTWDGDKFEAVKLNSTEHLPEEEIA
- the surE gene encoding 5'/3'-nucleotidase SurE — its product is MNKNKKPLILVSNDDGIYSKGIKALAEVASEFGDVIIVAPDRQQSAVGHAITIELPLRAQEIEVASKFKGQAINGTPADCVKLAHDQLLDIKPDLVLSGINHGSNAGINILYSGTVSAATEGTVLGYPSIAVSCINYDGDADLSGSKEAARRVTRFVLDNGLPKGVTLNVNAPSGEFKGIKWARMADSRYVEEYEARQDPSNRPYYWLTGRFELLDDGSDADIHVLNEGYASVTPIQYDLTDYSLLDKAKEDLL
- the panB gene encoding 3-methyl-2-oxobutanoate hydroxymethyltransferase, yielding MSTQTGTNRPAKITTQTVVDMKKNGEKISMLTAYDYTMAKIVDQAGIDVILVGDSASNVMAGFETTVPITLDNMIYHTSCVVRGVERALVIADLPFMSYQITAKEALISAGRMMKEAGAHAVKMEGGKVILNTVKKIVDAGIPVMGHLGLTPQSIYKFGTYKVRAQEEQEASLLIEEAKLLEEAGCFSIVLEKIPAQLAKKVSEELSIPTIGIGAGVHCDGQVLVIHDMLGMNKGFNPRFLRRYADVHSVMTDAVQNYMKDVKGEDFPNKEEQYGG